TCATGGGCATCGTCAACGTCACCCCCGACTCCTTCTCCGACGGCGGCGCCTTCTTCGACGCCGGTGTGGCGGTGGAGCACGGGCTGCGCCTGGCGTCCGAGGGCGCGGACATCCTCGACGTCGGCGGCGAGTCCACGCGCCCCGGCGCCGCGCCGGTGCCCGTCGAGGAGGAGCTGCGGCGGGTCGTGCCGGTGGTCCGCGGGCTGGCCGCGCGCTGCCGGCTGCCGATCAGCGTCGACACGACCAAGGCCGCGGTGGCGCGCGCGGCGCTGGAGGCCGGCGCCGCGATCGTGAACGACGTCTCGGCGCTGCGCTTCGACCCCGAGCTGGGACGGGTCGCCGCCGCCGCGGGCGCCGCCGTCGTGCTGATGCACATGCAGGGGGAGCCGCGGACGATGCAGCAGGCGCCGCACTACGACGATCTGCTGGGCGAGGTTCGCGCCGGGCTGGCGGCC
The sequence above is a segment of the bacterium genome. Coding sequences within it:
- the folP gene encoding dihydropteroate synthase, giving the protein MGIVNVTPDSFSDGGAFFDAGVAVEHGLRLASEGADILDVGGESTRPGAAPVPVEEELRRVVPVVRGLAARCRLPISVDTTKAAVARAALEAGAAIVNDVSALRFDPELGRVAAAAGAAVVLMHMQGEPRTMQQAPHYDDLLGEVRAGLAAALARAEAAGVDPARTLVDPGIGFGKTLEHNLELLRRLGELAGLGRPLLVGPSRKAFIGKITGLPPGERVEGTIAACCLAAANGAHVVRVHDVAAARRALAVADAVLAGGRA